CGCGCGGAATCCGAATTGCTCACCGTAACACCGTTACTTGACACAAAAAAACGCGGCGTGTTTTCCACCAGATGTCCTCTAAGGCCGAATCGCATCGGTATTTCGGTGGTGCGGCTGCTGGGACGCAAAGGCGGAGTTTTGCGTGTCCAGGGTGTTGATACGCTCGATAGAACGCCGATTCTTGATATCAAACCGTATGTGACAAAATTCGACAGCGTTCCACATGCCCGCTGCGGCCGGTTCGAAACTATCGATGCGAAAACGTGGAAAAAGGAGGCGCTAAAAGAATGCGAACCCCGGACTGCGCCGTGGTCCGGCCGGCGCGCCTCCAAAGCATAGACAAATGCCCGGGGGAAAATTGCCAAATATTATATTACTCGATCTCGATTTTAACATTCAGCCTTAAAAAAAGGGAGAACCGATGAAAAGCAGAACAATGCGAACACGCAGCAGCTTGGCAAAGGTCATTGGGGTACTAACCGTCGGACTCGTCACCTCATGCGTTCCGCCCATTGGCGACACGACACCGAATACGACCGGATCGGTGCCCGGGATTCCCTCCGGCGTCGCGGTGACAGGGTCCACTATCTCAACCATCTCGGTTAAATGGAACGCCGTTGCAGGGGCGACGTCGTATACCGTCTATTATACTCTCGATGGATCGCAACCCGGCGCAAATAATTACGCCGACTATGTCTCGGACCTTACCACTACTTCCACAGTGATATCGCACGTCACCTCTTCTTACGGTCAGCCAATCGAGATCGCGGTGACCGCGACCAATGACAACGGCGAAGGTAATGCCAGTGCCATGGTCGCAGGTTCGACGCTCATACCCACAAACGTCGTGGTAACGCCGGCCGACAGCGGCAAATTCACGGTAACGTGGTCCGCGGTCAGCGGAGCCGCGTCATACAACGTGTATGAGAAAAACAGCGCCTTGGATTCCGCCATTGGGCCGACAGAGACCGCCTACGGAAAAGAAATCACGAACGTATCATCCCCGTTCCACTGGGTAAATGCGGCCGTGGGTCATTATTACCGGTTTGCCGTCTCCGCGGTTGATGCGTCCGGCAATGAAGGTGGACTGAGTCAGGTTGGAACGGCCGTGGCACAGTAGCCCAATCTGCCGTACAGCCCGAAGCGGAAGGCGAGCGGAGCGCGCCTGATTCATTATTATATCTTAGGGGGCTTGTAAACCCGTCCTCCCTAGTTTGTACGTACTTCATCCATTGCCAGCCGAGTATTTTCTAAACTAATTCCATTTTATTTGATAAACGGACAGCATCATGGAATTTCTTCTCTCAATTCCGGCCTATATTAAAGTCGGGGCAGTGTTTTTCGGCATCCTCATCGCCTACCGGTTTGGCCTTCAACTCGGCTACGCCATCCTGGCATTCGCGGTCTTGCTCACCCTGTGGACCGGCGCGGGCGGCAGCGGGCTCGCATACCAGCTTCACAACATGGCAATGCCCGAAAGCTGGCTTTTGCTCGTCGTCATCCTCATGCTCCTGTTTTTCACCGAGTCGCTTGACAAAACAGGAAGGATGCGGCGCACCATCGAGGCGCTGGAACGGTGGCTCAAAAGCCGCGCCCTGTTATACATGGGCCTGCCGGCACTTGTGGGACTGCTCCCCATGCCGGGCGGGGCGCTTTTTTCAGCGCCGCTTGTCGCGGCCGTGGACGCCGATAGCGGCCTGTCGCCTCCGCACAAGGCGGCGATCAATTACTGGTTTCGCCATGTATGGGAATACTGGTGGCCGCTCTACCCGGGCGTGATTCTCGCAATCAAATATTCGGGGTTGCCGGCGGGACTGTATTTTCTCATCCAGATGCCGTTTACCGTTGCGGCCCTCTGCGGCGGATATTTTTTCATCATACGCCGCATCCGCGCGGATGACGGCCGCCGTTCCCTGGGCCTGCTCAACGGCCGCGACGCGCTGTCGACGCTTGTTCCCATCGGGGTCATCGTGGTGACGTCGGTTGCCTGCTCGTTTGCTCTGCCGGCCTTTGGCGCCTCAAAGACCCTGGCAAGCCTCATCGGCATGCTTGCCGGACTTGCATTGGCCCTGGTTTCGGTGTTCTGGAAAAATTGGGCCGCTCTCAAACTCCCATGCAAGCTGTTTGCCATGAAAAGCACCTGGCAGATGATGGCGCTCGTGCTCGGCATCGTGGTGTTTTCGGCCGCGCTCACGTGCCCGCTTCCGGGAAACGCCGGAGCCACGCTCGTGACGAGAATGCGCGACGAGTTCATGACCCTGGGAATTCCGCTGCTGCTCGTCATCGCGCTCATCCCGTTTATTTCCGGCGCGGTCACCGGCGTCGCGTTCGGGTTTGTGGGCGCGAGCTTTCCCATCGTCTTCGCGCTCCTGGGCGCCTCACCGCACCTCAACGTGGTGTGCGCCGCAACAGTATTCGCGTACGGGTGCGGCTACGTCGGCATGATCCTTTCGCCCGTACACATCTGCTTTGTGGTCACCAACGAATATTTCAGGGCGCGAATGCTCGGCACCTACCGCTACATTTTCGCGCCCGCGCTCACGGTCCTGCTTGCGTGTTTGATTATGTCGGCCGCATATTATTGTTTATTGGGGTAGGAGCAAACCATGAAAAAACTGCTTGTCACCGGCGCGTCGGGTTTTTTGGGCTGGAACGTGTGCCGCGAGGCGCAAAAAACCTGGGAGGTGTTCGGCGTTTTTCACACCCGGCAGGTGGAAATCGCAAATGTAAAGATGCTTCAGGCCGACCTCGCCGACGCCAAACCGATGGAGATCATGTTCAAGGACATCAGGCCCGACGCCGTCATCCACTGCGCGGCGTTTCCCGACCCAAACCAGTGCCAGACCAATCCGGACGCGTCGTACCGCAACAACGTGCAGGCCGCGGTCATTGTCGCAACGCTCTGCGCGAAGCTCGGCGTGCAATGCGTGTTCACCTCGAGCGATCTGGTGTTTGCCGGCAATAACCCGCCCTACGACGAGGAAAGCCCGGTGGGGCCGGTTAACATCTACGGCCAGCACAAGGTGGGGGCAGAGCGCGGCATGCGCAAGGCGTTTCCCGAAGTGACCATATGCCGTATGCCGCTCATGTTCGGCGACGCCCCGGCAAACGCAAAAAGCATCGTTCAGCCCCTGATCGCGGCCATTATTGACAAAAAGGAAACGCGGCTCTTCACCGACGAATTCCGCACCCCGGTGAGCGGCATGGCCGCGGCAAAGGGCCTGCTGCTGGCGCTCGAACGGGCGCCCGGCCTTCTTCACCTTGGCGGCAGGGAGCGCGTGTCGCGTTACGACATCGGCGTGCTCGTGGCAAAGGCGATCGGCCGCGACGCCTCGGGCATCGTTTCCGCATTGCAAAAGGAGAATACGGGCGCCGCTCCACGGGCGCGCGACGTGTCGCTTTCAAGCGAGAAGGCGTTTGATCTGGGGTATGATCCGGGGACGATTGAGGAACAGGTAAGAGAATTGGAATGTGTAAAGGCGGTTCAATGATGAATGGCACAGCCCGCGCATTCCCCGCGACTTGGCGCGGGGTTAGCGGGCGACTATAAAATATTCTAATTCCACAGCCAAGGAAGAATCCCCGCCACTTGGGGCGGGGTTCTTCAATTTCTAAAGATCTTATCCGTCCAGATCTATATTTAACGTCAGTACCACGAATTGAGGAGGATCCCATGAAATATCTTCCCTCGATCCTTGCAATCTCGTTGTTTATTTTCTTTTGCAGTCCCAATGCGCCAAAAAATGGTCCGAACCCTAATGATCCTAAATTTATAGGCACGTGGAGCCCAATAGGGGGCAAGGGAATCTTCACTTTTCATCCGGACGAGACCTTTGATATTTTCGATTCTCTGCCACGGATCCATTGTATTGGAATTACTCTGAAGAGTATAAAACCTTTGCAGACCAGTTTGTGAATATTCCGCTCCGGTTCGAGCCGATCAATCTTTAATTAAATACCTTATTGCCGGAGACACTCTTTTTCTCATAAGGGAGTGTGTTCCCTTTACCGGCGCAAATACCCGGATTGTAGGGAGTTGGAACAAAGTACCCTCGAAATTGTATCTGTATCATGGCTCATTTATCTACGATGCATCCTCGATATTCATGGAGTTTACCGAGATTTTCCCCCGCAGCGGAGCGGTCGCCGTCTCTTTGACACAAAAAAAACCGGCGAGTCAGTTTATTTTCGACAAGTTGTACATCGTGTACTTGACAATCTTCAACAGCTGCGGGAACGACACGATGTCCTGGTTGTGGTAATTGGTCCACAGCAGGCGTCCTCTGCCCAGATAGTTCTCGATGATCACCGCCATAAGCGGGTTGGTGCCTTTGATGGCGCCCATCACGTGCGCGTTCGGGGGCAGGTCCGAAAACGTTTCGTAGCCCGACAGCATCCTGCCGCTGCCGTCGGTGGACTGCCACGCGATCTGCGAATACCCGACGTTCGCGGCCATTGCCGTGTCGAGGACGAGGAGCGTGTCGGCAGGCTGCTGGTCGCCGTCGTTGATGTTCTGGTAATACGGTGCGAATATCGCCTCGAGGGCGAAATAGCCGTAGTGTCCGCCGTAAACCACGCCGCCCTGCTCGATGTAATGGCTCATTGAAATGTACAGCGATGTGCCGCCGAGGTCGGCGGGAATCTCAGGCGCGATGCAATCGAGGAAGACCAATCCGTACTGTCCGAGAAAACTGGCCGCTGCCACGGTGTCGGAATCGGCGCGCGCACCGAGCGTGTCGACCGACATGGTGTCGAACGTGGTGAATCCGATCGCCTTCAGGACCACCTCGAGCGATTCGGCCGGCGCCTTGAGGACTAAAATCTTCACCGAAGAGTTCTGGGCGAGACGCAGCGCGGGTGCCGTGACTGCGGTGTCGCCGGGATGAATGGTCACCCATTCCTGCGCACCGAAAATGCCCAGGCGCGCGAAAAGGTTTTTTGTGCCGGGAGAAGCATCCAGCACGGCTTTGCCGGTCACGT
The window above is part of the Chitinivibrionales bacterium genome. Proteins encoded here:
- a CDS encoding DUF401 family protein, translating into MEFLLSIPAYIKVGAVFFGILIAYRFGLQLGYAILAFAVLLTLWTGAGGSGLAYQLHNMAMPESWLLLVVILMLLFFTESLDKTGRMRRTIEALERWLKSRALLYMGLPALVGLLPMPGGALFSAPLVAAVDADSGLSPPHKAAINYWFRHVWEYWWPLYPGVILAIKYSGLPAGLYFLIQMPFTVAALCGGYFFIIRRIRADDGRRSLGLLNGRDALSTLVPIGVIVVTSVACSFALPAFGASKTLASLIGMLAGLALALVSVFWKNWAALKLPCKLFAMKSTWQMMALVLGIVVFSAALTCPLPGNAGATLVTRMRDEFMTLGIPLLLVIALIPFISGAVTGVAFGFVGASFPIVFALLGASPHLNVVCAATVFAYGCGYVGMILSPVHICFVVTNEYFRARMLGTYRYIFAPALTVLLACLIMSAAYYCLLG
- a CDS encoding NAD(P)-dependent oxidoreductase gives rise to the protein MKKLLVTGASGFLGWNVCREAQKTWEVFGVFHTRQVEIANVKMLQADLADAKPMEIMFKDIRPDAVIHCAAFPDPNQCQTNPDASYRNNVQAAVIVATLCAKLGVQCVFTSSDLVFAGNNPPYDEESPVGPVNIYGQHKVGAERGMRKAFPEVTICRMPLMFGDAPANAKSIVQPLIAAIIDKKETRLFTDEFRTPVSGMAAAKGLLLALERAPGLLHLGGRERVSRYDIGVLVAKAIGRDASGIVSALQKENTGAAPRARDVSLSSEKAFDLGYDPGTIEEQVRELECVKAVQ
- a CDS encoding carboxypeptidase-like regulatory domain-containing protein, with the translated sequence MKIKQFPYMVFLSIFVAALVMAGCSKKNSNPAGTKIPQDYTVKITVLDSAGQPVKGARVWFDGQNDTAVTDSTGRATLTSPAGSQILQAKSGTQVSSHSETVPAVDSITVLSPIILGSAQMVPMYVMVDDPQGQPFGGVRVWIDGTTDTAVTNVTGKAVLDASPGTKNLFARLGIFGAQEWVTIHPGDTAVTAPALRLAQNSSVKILVLKAPAESLEVVLKAIGFTTFDTMSVDTLGARADSDTVAAASFLGQYGLVFLDCIAPEIPADLGGTSLYISMSHYIEQGGVVYGGHYGYFALEAIFAPYYQNINDGDQQPADTLLVLDTAMAANVGYSQIAWQSTDGSGRMLSGYETFSDLPPNAHVMGAIKGTNPLMAVIIENYLGRGRLLWTNYHNQDIVSFPQLLKIVKYTMYNLSKIN
- a CDS encoding fibronectin type III domain-containing protein, encoding MKSRTMRTRSSLAKVIGVLTVGLVTSCVPPIGDTTPNTTGSVPGIPSGVAVTGSTISTISVKWNAVAGATSYTVYYTLDGSQPGANNYADYVSDLTTTSTVISHVTSSYGQPIEIAVTATNDNGEGNASAMVAGSTLIPTNVVVTPADSGKFTVTWSAVSGAASYNVYEKNSALDSAIGPTETAYGKEITNVSSPFHWVNAAVGHYYRFAVSAVDASGNEGGLSQVGTAVAQ
- the tsaA gene encoding tRNA (N6-threonylcarbamoyladenosine(37)-N6)-methyltransferase TrmO — its product is MEKIKGNNCVYTEVPIGLTRCKHRDPEKTPAQPIFAERCEGTVEMFPEFIRGPKDIEGFSHLILVYRLHRAESELLTVTPLLDTKKRGVFSTRCPLRPNRIGISVVRLLGRKGGVLRVQGVDTLDRTPILDIKPYVTKFDSVPHARCGRFETIDAKTWKKEALKECEPRTAPWSGRRASKA